In Streptomyces sp. NBC_01381, the sequence AAGGCCGCCGACTGCTCGGATCTGCCCCTTACTTGGCACTTTGTCGGTCAGCTGCAGACCAACAAGGTCCGTTCTGTGGCCAGTTATGCCGATGTGGTGCAGTCCGTGGACCGTCCCAAGCTCGTCACGGCCCTGTCGACGGCCGCGGTGCGCGCGGAGCGGGAACTCGGCTGTCTGATCCAGGTCGCGCTCGACGCCGATGAGCACGGGCGGGGCGAGCGCGGGGGCGTAGGAGCGGGCGGAATCGAAGAGTTGGCCGGACTCGTGGCGGAAGCTCCCGGACTGCGGCTCGACGGTCTGATGACCGTCGCGCCGCTCACCGGGCCGTACGCGGGGCGGCAACAGGCGGCGTTCGAGCGGCTGATGGAATTCTCAACCCTCATGCGCGCGGCTCATCCTGCTGCGAACATGGTGTCGGCAGGGATGAGTGCGGACCTCGAACAGGCCGTGGCGGCCGGAGCGACACATGTGCGCGTCGGTACGGCGGTACTCGGAGTCCGACCCGGGCTCGGGTAACGTCGCCAAGAAGTCGGACCACAGCAGAAAATATGGTCATTCTCGCTGTTGGGCGGGGATGCCTCGTGGATCTCGGGCAGTTGGTGACGACAGCCGATCCACCACAGAGC encodes:
- a CDS encoding YggS family pyridoxal phosphate-dependent enzyme, with translation MTDRKAQLAANLAEVEERIAAACAAAGRKREEVTLIVVTKTYPASDVRILSELGVRHVAENRDQDAATKAADCSDLPLTWHFVGQLQTNKVRSVASYADVVQSVDRPKLVTALSTAAVRAERELGCLIQVALDADEHGRGERGGVGAGGIEELAGLVAEAPGLRLDGLMTVAPLTGPYAGRQQAAFERLMEFSTLMRAAHPAANMVSAGMSADLEQAVAAGATHVRVGTAVLGVRPGLG